From a single archaeon BMS3Bbin15 genomic region:
- the dmsB gene encoding anaerobic dimethyl sulfoxide reductase chain B: MNVEVFEGYGMQEVDQKEPSDSTVVMFIDIKRCIGCFSCETSCKMEHELGMGPRNIRVIQIGPKKVDGRVKTLYMPMPCYHCSPAACVESCPTGAMQKRGKDGIVFVDSEACIGCKRCMQACPYGAPQYDSKTGKVIKCDFCMHRVDYRKTYTKEDLKKIYRYSYDSVGVASVASDEIGNVKRDDKGRLVNENGEVLVGRKLAEKRDEVEEVVYEGLWGACSTKCSTEAMKFGYYRNLKGFISGIKDKRRIFRIGSVFYAMPNDDFPISTLKQK, encoded by the coding sequence ATGAATGTAGAGGTTTTTGAAGGTTATGGTATGCAGGAAGTTGACCAGAAGGAGCCCAGTGATAGCACTGTTGTTATGTTTATTGACATCAAACGCTGTATTGGCTGCTTTTCCTGCGAAACCTCCTGTAAGATGGAGCATGAACTCGGTATGGGTCCAAGAAATATAAGGGTTATTCAGATAGGTCCGAAGAAGGTTGATGGAAGAGTTAAGACTCTTTATATGCCAATGCCCTGCTATCACTGTTCACCTGCAGCCTGTGTCGAATCATGCCCCACTGGTGCCATGCAGAAGCGTGGGAAAGATGGTATTGTCTTTGTGGACAGCGAAGCCTGTATAGGCTGCAAGCGCTGTATGCAGGCATGTCCCTATGGCGCACCACAGTATGATTCAAAAACAGGTAAGGTTATAAAGTGTGACTTCTGTATGCATAGGGTAGATTACAGAAAGACATACACCAAGGAAGACCTTAAAAAAATCTACAGGTATTCCTATGATAGTGTTGGTGTTGCCTCTGTTGCCTCTGATGAGATAGGCAATGTTAAGAGGGATGATAAAGGCAGGCTTGTAAATGAGAATGGCGAGGTACTTGTTGGAAGAAAGCTTGCTGAAAAGAGAGATGAAGTTGAAGAAGTGGTTTATGAAGGTTTGTGGGGTGCATGTTCTACCAAGTGTTCCACTGAGGCAATGAAGTTTGGCTATTACAGAAACCTGAAAGGATTTATCTCAGGTATTAAAGATAAAAGGAGAATTTTCAGGATAGGTTCTGTCTTTTATGCTATGCCCAATGATGACTTTCCAATATCAACATTAAAACAGAAGTAA
- the ttrB_1 gene encoding tetrathionate reductase subunit B precursor, which yields MVELYTDKDSLYNADQETALQGLERNKKIGLFEAQGSVRWGVSPDHLTFFIDFKRCIGCFSCETSCKMEHEDPMGPRRMRVIQIGPKKVGRHTKAMYYPMNCFMCGHAACVESCPTGAMQKRGKDGIVFVDSEACIGCKRCMQACPFGAPQWDSRTGKVIKCDYCMHRVDKGLQPACVTKCSTSAIYFGNPADIMTYFRERNAIMATNVFFNNKADTDLLVSPAYTFPEKTLFIPRIRLKPGKLPERVTHITKAVIKK from the coding sequence ATGGTCGAGCTTTACACGGATAAGGATTCCCTTTACAATGCGGATCAGGAGACTGCATTACAGGGGCTTGAAAGAAATAAGAAAATCGGTCTTTTTGAGGCTCAGGGTTCAGTAAGGTGGGGTGTATCACCTGATCACCTTACCTTCTTTATTGATTTCAAGCGATGTATAGGTTGTTTTTCCTGTGAGACCTCCTGTAAGATGGAGCATGAGGATCCGATGGGTCCCAGGAGAATGAGGGTTATTCAGATAGGTCCGAAGAAAGTGGGCAGGCATACCAAGGCAATGTACTATCCAATGAATTGCTTTATGTGTGGCCATGCAGCCTGTGTTGAATCATGCCCTACCGGTGCCATGCAGAAGCGTGGGAAAGATGGTATTGTCTTTGTTGACAGCGAAGCCTGTATAGGTTGCAAGCGCTGTATGCAGGCATGTCCCTTCGGTGCACCTCAGTGGGATTCAAGAACAGGTAAGGTTATAAAATGTGACTACTGTATGCACAGAGTTGACAAGGGTTTACAGCCAGCCTGTGTGACTAAGTGTTCAACCAGTGCTATCTATTTCGGAAATCCAGCAGATATAATGACATACTTTAGAGAACGCAATGCTATAATGGCTACAAATGTGTTCTTCAATAACAAGGCAGATACCGACCTGTTGGTTTCTCCAGCATATACATTCCCTGAAAAGACTCTTTTCATACCGAGAATAAGACTTAAACCAGGGAAGCTGCCAGAGAGGGTAACCCATATAACCAAAGCTGTAATAAAGAAGTAA